From Candidatus Poribacteria bacterium, the proteins below share one genomic window:
- a CDS encoding glycosyltransferase family 39 protein — MWLRQSAQFMSAVKNGEFSETGIAYHPGVTTMWLAGPRTFFTDPPHLDVKDLVFARWFIGIIVWIGIGIACLLLYRLFGQWIAFTSFVCLAYSPFFLAQTRRVMTDALATVFILLLVLLFLLYCQNRHSHRYLVFSGVAFGLALLSKSHTLILLPWILLCLFLFWEKQTGNFWTSLAEGICFLNCAALTVLGLWPVFWTPSFGITGLGLFGLTFAVFRGMEKERCSIWIVGIAVAGLLLTYVQAIPKISSVLESITWAVTTPHEVEHFFLGKVINDPGWLFYPFVLTIKSTPLMLPLAILGCILLWKHRKESAETSTHFKTGIAFVAGILLFTICLSATSKKFNRYLLPVFPMLEILAAIGLVEGLKWSYTALRTRFRNDKIATYKETLTVIACIGFFCIQVFPVLARHPYYGTYYNLCWKTTDITRIITVGDASGLDIAAKYLNNKPEAQDLFVEVSPLAAEFMWYYFQGYSYSTGRSIGLKPNYEVVYIRDSQVKRVPQEGTRGGQLEHMITLNSIEHVWIYRIPRKEAP, encoded by the coding sequence ATGTGGCTTCGTCAAAGTGCGCAGTTCATGTCTGCTGTCAAAAACGGAGAATTCTCCGAAACCGGCATCGCTTATCACCCAGGTGTAACAACGATGTGGCTTGCGGGACCCCGTACCTTTTTTACGGATCCACCACATTTAGATGTTAAAGACCTTGTCTTTGCACGATGGTTTATCGGAATTATTGTATGGATAGGCATTGGTATTGCATGTCTTTTACTTTATCGACTCTTCGGGCAGTGGATAGCATTCACTAGTTTTGTCTGTCTTGCCTATTCGCCTTTCTTTTTAGCACAGACCCGGAGAGTCATGACTGATGCACTTGCCACCGTCTTTATTCTGTTACTGGTGTTACTGTTCCTGCTTTATTGTCAAAATCGGCACAGCCATCGCTATCTTGTTTTTTCGGGGGTCGCCTTTGGGCTCGCGCTACTTTCCAAAAGTCACACCCTGATTCTGTTGCCATGGATACTGCTATGTTTGTTTCTATTTTGGGAGAAACAGACTGGAAACTTTTGGACATCTCTTGCAGAAGGGATCTGTTTTCTCAATTGTGCTGCTCTCACCGTCCTTGGCCTTTGGCCCGTTTTCTGGACCCCCAGTTTTGGAATCACAGGATTAGGGCTTTTCGGACTCACCTTTGCCGTATTCCGTGGCATGGAAAAGGAACGTTGTTCAATTTGGATCGTAGGGATAGCAGTAGCAGGACTACTCCTTACCTATGTGCAAGCAATCCCGAAGATATCGAGTGTCCTTGAGAGCATAACTTGGGCTGTCACAACACCACACGAAGTGGAACACTTCTTTTTAGGGAAGGTTATCAACGACCCTGGTTGGCTCTTCTACCCCTTCGTGCTGACCATCAAGAGCACACCGTTGATGCTGCCACTTGCGATTCTTGGATGTATCCTACTTTGGAAACACCGGAAAGAGTCAGCGGAGACATCCACACATTTCAAAACAGGAATCGCCTTTGTTGCTGGGATACTGCTTTTTACTATCTGCCTCTCTGCCACAAGCAAAAAGTTCAACCGTTATCTGTTGCCTGTTTTCCCGATGTTGGAGATACTTGCAGCTATCGGGTTAGTAGAGGGACTCAAATGGAGTTACACGGCACTTCGTACACGTTTTCGGAACGACAAAATCGCCACATACAAAGAAACACTCACTGTTATTGCCTGTATCGGATTCTTTTGTATTCAGGTATTTCCTGTTCTCGCACGCCATCCGTATTACGGCACCTACTATAATCTCTGCTGGAAAACAACGGACATTACAAGAATTATCACCGTCGGTGATGCCTCTGGCTTGGATATCGCCGCAAAATATCTTAATAACAAACCAGAAGCACAGGATCTTTTCGTAGAAGTATCACCGTTGGCTGCAGAGTTTATGTGGTACTACTTCCAAGGATACAGCTATAGTACAGGTAGAAGTATAGGACTTAAACCAAATTATGAAGTCGTCTACATCCGCGATTCACAAGTTAAACGGGTACCGCAGGAAGGAACGCGGGGCGGACAATTAGAACACATGATAACCCTAAACAGTATTGAACACGTTTGGATATACCGGATTCCACGTAAAGAAGCCCCTTAA
- a CDS encoding glycosyltransferase family 2 protein: protein MLSFVIPAYNEAKSLPTLLANIQATIKTHGYSAEVIFINDGSTDATAKVLNKLASESLLCVHVIDFKSNRGKAEALTAGFQKAIGDIVITMDADLQDDPNEIPKLLETLHNGGYDVVSGWKYPRKDPLEKRFISFIFNRVTSLLTGIKLHDINSGFKAYRAEVAKKLNLYGDLNQYIPIWVSAEGFSVGEVKVKHHPRRFGKSKYGFKRIPKGFFDLLTVLFLTRYKKRPMHFFAGIGSLFAFTGFVLLAGREALYFFPIIERHGTTFGIAGGLCILTGLLLAAMGLLGELIIALSKE, encoded by the coding sequence ATGCTTTCGTTTGTTATTCCAGCCTATAATGAAGCCAAGTCCCTGCCGACGCTGCTCGCAAACATACAAGCGACCATAAAAACGCACGGATATAGCGCAGAAGTCATTTTTATCAATGATGGCAGCACCGATGCAACCGCAAAAGTTCTAAACAAACTTGCCTCTGAATCGCTCCTATGTGTTCATGTGATCGACTTCAAGAGCAACCGAGGCAAAGCGGAAGCACTAACTGCCGGTTTTCAGAAAGCCATTGGCGACATCGTGATCACCATGGATGCTGACCTCCAAGATGACCCTAACGAGATCCCCAAGTTGTTAGAGACACTTCATAACGGGGGTTACGATGTTGTCTCTGGGTGGAAATACCCACGCAAAGATCCACTTGAAAAACGTTTCATCTCTTTTATCTTCAACCGCGTCACCTCTCTGCTTACAGGTATCAAACTCCATGACATCAATAGTGGATTCAAAGCATACCGTGCGGAGGTTGCCAAGAAACTAAACCTCTACGGAGACTTAAATCAGTACATCCCCATCTGGGTGAGTGCGGAGGGTTTTTCTGTCGGTGAGGTAAAAGTCAAGCACCATCCCCGGCGGTTTGGGAAGTCAAAATACGGATTCAAGCGGATACCAAAAGGCTTTTTTGACTTACTTACGGTGCTGTTTTTAACGAGATACAAAAAACGCCCGATGCACTTCTTCGCAGGCATTGGCAGTCTCTTTGCTTTCACGGGCTTCGTCCTTCTTGCCGGACGGGAGGCTTTATACTTTTTCCCCATCATTGAACGCCACGGCACAACATTCGGGATTGCGGGCGGACTCTGCATCCTCACGGGACTACTGCTTGCTGCGATGGGGTTATTGGGAGAATTGATTATCGCATTGAGTAAAGAATGA
- a CDS encoding transposase produces the protein MYTTNYKLFRAPRNRNLKRKTWIAHTIWNYFLGWQRTRHALGLPYMSFKEMSREFTVLKNSHPEIFAHWRELNTWSAREILKRLNEGYVRFFKGLAKRPPKFRSWRKPYSFTMCQSGFKFADPEEGDLGFGIYGDRVRIMKRDYRFNLSRPILGNIKTVIVKADVLGDFYMSVVTDHIATEVTPKTGKAAGYDFGIKTMFTCSDSTQRESPAFYSTAQSELKSAQQKMSSKQKGSNNRERERKNFARVHRKIRRQRENHHWKLAKQLVHQYDVLFFETLSFEGMKRLWGRKVSDLAPYAFHLKLRHQAKKHSKQVCYIDRFEPTSKTCSDCGQIDMLITLDIREWQCSGCKRKHHRDVNAAINILKVGASTFGLEDVRLAIASGPCRLRPKSIPHDPHRKATDS, from the coding sequence ATGTATACCACAAATTACAAACTTTTCCGTGCGCCACGCAATCGGAACTTAAAACGCAAGACGTGGATAGCACACACAATATGGAACTATTTCTTAGGTTGGCAACGCACCCGTCATGCCCTGGGGTTGCCCTATATGTCTTTCAAGGAGATGTCGCGTGAGTTTACCGTACTAAAGAACTCGCATCCTGAAATATTTGCACATTGGAGAGAACTCAATACGTGGTCAGCGCGTGAGATTCTCAAACGCCTGAATGAAGGTTATGTGCGTTTCTTTAAAGGTCTTGCCAAACGTCCTCCAAAGTTTCGGTCATGGCGAAAACCTTACTCGTTCACGATGTGCCAATCGGGTTTCAAGTTTGCGGATCCCGAGGAAGGCGATTTAGGGTTTGGTATCTATGGTGATCGCGTTCGGATTATGAAACGCGACTACCGTTTTAATCTCAGTCGCCCGATACTCGGAAATATCAAGACTGTCATAGTCAAAGCAGATGTGCTTGGAGATTTCTATATGTCCGTTGTAACAGACCATATCGCAACCGAAGTCACACCCAAGACGGGTAAAGCTGCAGGGTACGACTTCGGCATCAAAACGATGTTCACTTGTTCTGATAGTACACAACGCGAGTCCCCAGCATTCTATAGCACTGCACAGTCAGAACTCAAGTCTGCTCAACAGAAGATGTCAAGCAAGCAAAAAGGCAGCAACAACAGAGAGCGAGAACGCAAGAACTTTGCCCGTGTTCATCGTAAAATCAGACGACAGCGTGAAAACCATCATTGGAAACTTGCGAAGCAGCTTGTCCATCAATACGATGTGCTGTTTTTTGAGACGCTTTCCTTTGAAGGTATGAAACGCCTTTGGGGACGTAAAGTCTCCGATCTTGCGCCATACGCATTTCATCTGAAGTTGCGACACCAAGCGAAAAAGCACAGCAAGCAAGTCTGCTACATTGATAGATTTGAGCCAACATCAAAAACGTGTAGCGACTGCGGACAAATAGATATGTTGATAACGTTAGACATCCGTGAGTGGCAGTGTTCAGGTTGCAAGCGCAAACATCATCGGGATGTTAACGCGGCGATCAATATACTTAAGGTTGGGGCATCAACCTTTGGGTTAGAGGATGTAAGACTTGCGATCGCAAGCGGACCTTGTAGACTTCGTCCGAAGTCTATACCCCACGATCCACACAGAAAAGCAACGGATTCTTAG
- a CDS encoding biopolymer transporter ExbD has product MALNMSRRKKTGDDDGIPMAPMIDCVFLLLIFFMVSVVMRVPPPFTATLPNSATKHESTGQKFNLFISPDGRISIDDQEMLTLEDMELFIAAHENQVSTLIIKAGKRAKHGVVIDVVE; this is encoded by the coding sequence ATGGCTTTGAACATGTCTCGACGGAAGAAAACAGGCGACGATGATGGAATTCCGATGGCACCAATGATTGATTGTGTCTTCTTGTTGCTTATTTTCTTCATGGTATCTGTTGTCATGCGGGTTCCCCCGCCTTTTACTGCCACTTTACCGAATTCCGCAACTAAGCATGAGTCCACAGGGCAGAAGTTTAATCTCTTCATTAGCCCTGACGGACGGATTTCGATTGATGATCAGGAGATGTTGACACTGGAAGATATGGAACTTTTCATTGCAGCCCATGAAAACCAAGTCAGCACCCTAATTATCAAAGCAGGTAAGCGTGCAAAACACGGGGTCGTTATTGATGTCGTAGAATGA
- the ggt gene encoding gamma-glutamyltransferase, with protein MFDGYSPNQFGPGRSAVICQHGAVATSQPLAAQGGLQILREGGNAIDAAVAMAAILNVVEPMSTGIGGDAFMLVYQPKDGVLRGLNASGRAPYAAELEFFTKQGLTSIPSFGSMYPVTVPGTIDGWSTLLKECGTMPLAEVLQPAIDYAEKGFPVSPQIGLAWQESAAMLAQHPDTARTYLNNGKAPAPGEIFHQPNLAQTFRLIAEGGRDAFYEGEIADKIVKFSDENGGLFTKQDFAEHRSDWVEPISTNYRGYDVYEIPPNGQGIAALLALNIVEGFEFGTMGHNTPEHLHYAIEAMKLGFSDLYQYVTDPTFVDVPVAGLLSNDYTESQRARISPGRANMTPTPGVPSMGSDTVYLCAVDSDRNVVSFINSIFAGFGSGLVAGDTGIMLQNRGAGFSLNPNHANCIAPHKRTLHTIIPGMIGQNGVPLVTFGVMGGQMQAQGHLQFVSNLVDFNMDVQNALDAPRFRVMDDSRIMLETGIPMNVQATLAQKGHHIIPGNTFFGGGQAIFVNPSFDTLVAGSDPRRDGCAVGY; from the coding sequence ATGTTTGATGGGTACTCCCCAAACCAATTTGGACCTGGACGTTCTGCTGTCATCTGCCAACATGGGGCAGTCGCAACGAGCCAACCGCTTGCTGCGCAAGGCGGATTACAAATCCTACGCGAGGGTGGAAACGCTATTGACGCTGCGGTCGCGATGGCAGCGATACTCAACGTCGTTGAGCCGATGTCAACCGGTATTGGTGGGGATGCCTTCATGCTGGTTTACCAACCCAAAGACGGTGTTCTTCGCGGCTTAAACGCAAGTGGTCGGGCACCCTACGCAGCAGAACTGGAATTCTTTACCAAGCAAGGGTTAACCAGTATCCCTTCTTTCGGGAGTATGTATCCGGTTACAGTGCCGGGCACAATTGATGGGTGGTCAACACTTCTTAAAGAGTGTGGAACCATGCCATTAGCAGAAGTACTGCAACCTGCTATTGATTATGCAGAAAAAGGGTTCCCAGTCAGTCCACAGATTGGTCTCGCGTGGCAAGAAAGCGCGGCAATGTTGGCACAGCATCCCGATACGGCGCGGACATACCTCAACAATGGAAAAGCACCAGCACCAGGAGAAATCTTTCACCAACCGAATCTCGCACAGACCTTTCGACTGATTGCAGAAGGCGGTCGAGATGCCTTTTATGAAGGCGAGATTGCTGATAAAATTGTGAAGTTCTCCGATGAAAACGGCGGGCTGTTTACAAAACAGGACTTCGCTGAACACAGATCGGATTGGGTTGAACCGATTTCTACGAATTATCGGGGCTACGATGTCTATGAAATTCCACCAAATGGACAGGGTATCGCTGCACTACTCGCACTCAATATCGTTGAAGGCTTTGAATTCGGAACGATGGGGCATAACACTCCGGAACATCTACACTACGCAATTGAGGCAATGAAATTAGGCTTCTCCGATCTCTACCAATACGTGACAGATCCGACGTTTGTAGATGTACCGGTAGCTGGGCTGCTTTCCAACGATTATACGGAGAGTCAGCGAGCGCGTATCTCGCCGGGACGGGCGAATATGACACCAACTCCCGGTGTTCCGTCAATGGGGAGTGATACGGTGTATCTCTGCGCGGTTGACAGCGATCGAAACGTTGTCTCCTTCATCAACAGTATCTTCGCCGGTTTTGGGTCAGGTTTAGTTGCTGGTGATACAGGTATCATGTTACAAAATCGGGGCGCGGGTTTTTCACTCAACCCTAACCATGCGAATTGTATCGCTCCACATAAACGCACGCTGCACACGATTATCCCCGGTATGATCGGGCAAAACGGCGTTCCCTTAGTGACATTCGGGGTCATGGGTGGACAAATGCAAGCACAAGGGCACCTCCAATTTGTGTCCAATCTCGTAGATTTCAATATGGACGTACAAAACGCGTTAGACGCACCTCGATTCCGGGTGATGGATGACTCGCGGATTATGCTGGAGACAGGCATTCCGATGAATGTACAAGCCACGTTGGCACAGAAAGGACATCATATCATACCGGGGAACACGTTTTTTGGCGGCGGGCAAGCGATCTTCGTCAACCCATCCTTTGACACGCTTGTCGCCGGTTCAGATCCAAGACGAGATGGGTGTGCAGTCGGCTATTAA
- the gltB gene encoding glutamate synthase large subunit, which produces MYNDLKEKDACGVGFVANRFGNRSHEIIKMATQAVTNLTHRGAVAADAKTGDGAGILTQIPEKIFQKALEKLGIHLNSINDMGIGMIFLPRHDQDAQTQGREIVESILQQYGVPLLGWRSVPQDLSALGAKALETLPEIQQVLVGRPEQLTDDAFEQRLYLICKELEHRVSATELDEFHIASFSHRTIVYKGLLVAPQLDHFYPDLRDPDFQAALAVFHQRYSTNTSSTWMLAQPFHTLAHNGEINTLMGNRNWMRAREADLQSPLWNEHIQKLVPIINQHGSDSMSLDNVLELLTHSGRDILHAMMCLIPEAYEQIPDMPDVLKNCYEYLSCVSEPWDGPAAVAFTDGVVVGASLDRNGLRPARYKVTEDGTVVMGSEVGIIGLDDNSVVEKGRLGPGQMIAVDTAHGKLIKDSEIKHNIAKRKPYAEWVKKGIVTLPTQKTDPNTTIDTAPEQLATYQKAFGYMIEDVERFIKPMVTQAKEAVGSMGDDTPPSVISRHPRSLYSYFKQRFAQVTNPPIDSIRERLVMSLTTYLGRRYSLLTETDVHARLIRLSSPVLTNEDLQALRNLDIPDFQIATLPACFPVASGKQGLGAALEELCQQASEAVDAGKTLLVLSDKDVGPDTAPIPMALAVGAVHHHLIREGKRMRASLIAETGDAREEHHFAVLLGYGAAAINPYLAFSTIAHLAEDGEFEELTAPKAIETYKETVEKGILKIMAKMGISTVSSYRGAQIFEALGINATVIDKCFTGTTSRLSGIGFDEIAAETLHFHTKAFSGSDGDTSLEEAGYFRFRRNGEFHAFNPAVFKSLHKFVKGGESEDYEKYVAAIEEGEPSSLRDLLAFKPSTPIPIEEVEPAEDIVRRFTTGSMSFGALSRETHETLAVAMNRLGAKSGSGEGGESSARFKPQPNGDLASSAIKQVASGRFGVTPTYLASARELEIKMAQGSKPGEGGQIPGHKVTAEIASIRHSVPGVPLISPPPHHDIYSIEDLAQLIYDLKQANPRAKVAVKLVSEFLVGTIASGVAKGYADVIQVSGHEGGTGASPLSSIKNAGTPWELGIAETQRSLVTNELRDRVVLRADGGMRSGRDIVIAAMLGAEEYGFGTIAMVATGCVMARQCHLNTCPVGVATQDPALRAKYPGTPEMVVNFMLGVANEVRAILANLGHRSLNDIIGRPELLQPADLADYPKADTLDLSEILTPADPTGTQPRYHLQERNDRDGVSLDDQILADAKQAIAQKTSIQLSYPIQNTHRTVGAKLSGEIAGCYGDAGLPDRTIQCDFKGSAGQSFGAFCISGVQFVLTGEANDYVGKGLAGGELIIKPTSTAPFRTYENAIIGNTVLYGATSGALYAAGRAGERFCVRNSGATAVVEGVGDHGCEYMTAGTVVILGETGRNFGAGMTGGTAYILDKEEQFEKKYNSDWVKLEKVTGETDIKNLLALIQNHAVYTGSEHAEDILTNWEDFLPHFWKVVTPPPPPLPAPVKLKRRAASRRARKR; this is translated from the coding sequence ATGTATAATGATTTAAAAGAAAAAGATGCTTGTGGCGTTGGTTTTGTTGCGAACCGTTTCGGAAATCGGAGCCATGAAATTATTAAAATGGCAACACAAGCTGTCACAAACCTGACGCACCGAGGTGCCGTAGCCGCTGATGCAAAGACAGGCGATGGCGCAGGTATTCTAACACAAATTCCGGAGAAAATATTTCAAAAAGCACTTGAGAAGCTTGGTATACACCTGAATTCGATAAATGACATGGGCATCGGAATGATTTTCCTGCCAAGGCACGACCAGGATGCTCAGACGCAAGGGCGCGAAATCGTTGAAAGCATACTACAGCAATACGGTGTTCCGCTCCTCGGATGGCGTTCAGTCCCTCAGGATCTTTCCGCACTCGGTGCTAAGGCGCTCGAAACGCTGCCGGAGATTCAACAGGTATTGGTCGGACGGCCAGAGCAACTTACCGATGACGCTTTTGAACAACGCTTGTATCTGATATGCAAAGAGTTAGAACATCGTGTCTCAGCGACCGAACTCGATGAATTCCATATCGCCTCTTTTTCGCATCGAACCATTGTCTATAAAGGATTGCTGGTAGCACCCCAACTTGATCACTTTTATCCAGATCTAAGAGATCCGGATTTTCAGGCAGCACTTGCTGTTTTCCACCAACGCTACAGCACCAATACCTCGTCTACGTGGATGCTTGCCCAACCCTTTCATACGCTTGCACACAACGGTGAAATCAACACCTTGATGGGCAATCGCAATTGGATGCGAGCGCGCGAAGCCGACTTGCAGTCCCCTCTCTGGAACGAACATATCCAGAAACTCGTCCCAATTATCAATCAACACGGAAGTGATTCAATGAGCTTGGATAACGTCTTGGAGTTGCTAACGCACTCTGGACGTGATATCCTACATGCTATGATGTGTCTAATTCCTGAAGCGTATGAGCAGATTCCAGATATGCCGGACGTGTTGAAAAACTGCTATGAGTACCTTTCATGTGTCAGTGAACCTTGGGACGGACCAGCAGCGGTCGCGTTTACAGACGGCGTTGTCGTCGGCGCAAGTCTGGATAGAAACGGACTACGGCCCGCACGCTATAAAGTCACAGAAGACGGAACCGTTGTTATGGGATCCGAAGTTGGTATCATTGGACTTGATGATAATAGTGTCGTCGAGAAAGGGCGTTTGGGACCCGGGCAGATGATTGCTGTTGACACAGCACATGGGAAATTGATAAAAGATTCGGAGATTAAACATAATATTGCCAAGCGGAAACCCTATGCCGAATGGGTAAAGAAAGGCATCGTGACGCTCCCAACGCAAAAGACTGATCCGAACACAACGATAGATACCGCTCCTGAGCAACTGGCGACATACCAGAAGGCTTTCGGCTATATGATTGAGGATGTCGAACGATTTATCAAGCCAATGGTAACGCAGGCTAAGGAAGCCGTCGGTTCAATGGGGGATGACACACCTCCTTCTGTGATTTCTCGGCATCCCCGTTCGCTCTACAGTTATTTCAAGCAACGTTTCGCGCAGGTTACAAATCCACCCATTGATTCAATCCGGGAACGTTTGGTGATGTCGCTCACGACTTACCTCGGACGACGGTACAGTTTACTCACAGAGACAGACGTACATGCGCGACTCATCCGGTTATCTTCACCTGTCTTGACAAATGAGGATTTACAAGCGTTACGAAATCTTGATATACCCGATTTTCAAATAGCGACACTCCCTGCTTGTTTCCCGGTAGCCTCTGGCAAACAAGGCTTAGGAGCCGCGTTGGAAGAATTGTGCCAGCAGGCTTCCGAGGCAGTCGATGCTGGGAAAACCCTGCTTGTGCTAAGCGACAAGGATGTCGGTCCTGATACCGCACCAATTCCGATGGCACTTGCTGTCGGTGCTGTCCATCACCATCTGATTCGAGAAGGCAAGCGGATGCGCGCAAGCCTCATCGCCGAAACCGGTGATGCAAGGGAAGAACACCATTTCGCTGTTCTCCTCGGTTACGGGGCAGCTGCAATCAATCCTTATCTCGCGTTCTCAACTATCGCTCACCTTGCTGAGGATGGTGAATTTGAAGAGCTCACAGCACCGAAAGCCATTGAAACTTATAAAGAAACTGTCGAGAAAGGGATCCTAAAGATTATGGCAAAGATGGGGATCTCGACGGTGTCGAGTTACCGCGGTGCCCAGATTTTTGAGGCACTCGGGATCAATGCAACGGTCATTGATAAGTGCTTTACAGGGACCACTTCGCGCCTAAGCGGCATCGGGTTTGATGAAATTGCCGCTGAGACGCTCCATTTCCACACAAAAGCGTTTTCCGGGAGCGATGGCGACACATCGTTAGAAGAAGCAGGCTATTTCCGATTCCGTAGAAACGGCGAATTCCATGCGTTCAATCCGGCAGTGTTTAAATCACTTCACAAATTTGTCAAGGGCGGTGAATCGGAGGATTATGAGAAATACGTTGCCGCTATTGAAGAGGGAGAACCCTCCAGTCTACGAGACCTCCTCGCCTTCAAGCCCAGCACGCCCATTCCGATTGAGGAGGTTGAACCAGCAGAAGATATTGTTCGGCGTTTTACAACCGGTAGTATGTCCTTTGGAGCGTTAAGTCGTGAGACACATGAGACCTTAGCAGTAGCGATGAATCGCCTCGGGGCGAAATCAGGAAGTGGAGAAGGCGGTGAGAGTAGCGCGCGCTTCAAACCACAACCCAACGGAGACCTTGCCTCCAGTGCTATCAAACAGGTCGCATCTGGACGTTTTGGTGTCACACCGACCTACCTCGCCTCGGCACGGGAATTGGAAATCAAGATGGCGCAAGGCTCGAAACCCGGAGAGGGTGGACAGATCCCTGGGCATAAAGTAACAGCCGAGATTGCCTCTATTCGACACTCTGTACCCGGTGTACCACTGATCTCACCACCGCCGCATCACGATATCTATTCCATTGAGGATTTGGCACAACTCATCTACGATCTGAAGCAAGCAAACCCGCGAGCAAAAGTCGCTGTGAAACTGGTATCTGAATTTCTGGTTGGAACGATTGCATCAGGCGTAGCAAAGGGGTATGCTGATGTAATACAGGTAAGCGGGCATGAAGGAGGCACCGGTGCTTCTCCGCTTAGCTCCATTAAGAACGCAGGCACGCCGTGGGAACTTGGAATCGCGGAAACACAACGCTCGCTTGTAACGAATGAGTTGCGGGATCGCGTGGTATTACGGGCGGACGGTGGCATGCGTTCTGGACGTGATATTGTCATCGCTGCGATGCTCGGAGCAGAAGAATACGGCTTCGGGACAATAGCAATGGTGGCAACGGGGTGTGTGATGGCACGTCAGTGCCACTTAAATACCTGTCCAGTCGGTGTCGCTACCCAAGATCCAGCTCTCCGTGCGAAATATCCCGGCACCCCTGAAATGGTTGTAAATTTCATGCTTGGTGTGGCAAACGAGGTCCGAGCCATTCTTGCTAATCTTGGACACCGAAGTTTGAACGATATTATTGGGCGTCCAGAGCTGCTTCAACCTGCCGATTTAGCAGATTATCCGAAGGCGGACACGCTGGACTTGAGTGAAATCCTGACACCTGCGGATCCAACTGGAACACAACCACGTTATCACCTGCAGGAGCGAAATGATCGCGATGGCGTTTCTCTCGATGATCAAATTTTGGCGGATGCAAAGCAAGCAATCGCGCAAAAAACATCAATTCAACTTTCCTATCCTATCCAGAATACGCACCGCACAGTGGGAGCGAAGTTATCCGGTGAAATTGCAGGGTGCTATGGCGATGCTGGCTTGCCTGATAGAACGATTCAGTGCGACTTTAAGGGCAGCGCAGGGCAAAGTTTCGGTGCTTTCTGTATCAGCGGTGTGCAATTTGTGCTGACCGGAGAAGCCAATGATTATGTAGGTAAAGGGCTGGCGGGTGGAGAACTTATTATCAAACCCACGTCAACTGCACCGTTCCGAACTTATGAAAATGCAATTATTGGAAATACAGTCTTGTACGGTGCTACAAGTGGGGCACTTTATGCAGCAGGCAGAGCCGGTGAACGCTTCTGTGTCCGAAATAGTGGTGCCACTGCTGTTGTGGAAGGTGTTGGCGACCACGGATGCGAGTACATGACCGCAGGGACCGTTGTAATCCTGGGCGAAACAGGTAGGAACTTTGGAGCAGGCATGACGGGCGGTACCGCGTATATCCTTGACAAGGAAGAGCAATTCGAGAAAAAGTACAACTCCGATTGGGTAAAACTGGAAAAAGTGACCGGTGAAACTGATATTAAAAACTTGCTGGCACTTATACAGAATCATGCGGTATACACCGGCAGTGAACACGCTGAAGACATCCTCACCAATTGGGAGGATTTCCTGCCACACTTTTGGAAAGTTGTGACACCGCCACCGCCACCTCTTCCCGCACCAGTTAAACTTAAACGGAGAGCTGCATCGCGGAGAGCACGAAAACGTTAA
- a CDS encoding biopolymer transporter ExbD: protein MALNMSRRKKTGDDDDIPMAPMIDCVFLLLIFFMVSAVMKAQPPFTITLPDSATKHEFTRKKFNLFISPDGRISIDDQEMLTLEDMELFIAAHENQISTLIIKADKRAKHGVVIDVVERAKQRSSKTEGLEIAFAVSEED, encoded by the coding sequence ATGGCTTTGAACATGTCTCGACGGAAGAAAACAGGCGATGATGATGACATTCCGATGGCACCAATGATTGATTGTGTGTTTTTGTTGCTCATCTTCTTCATGGTGTCTGCTGTCATGAAAGCTCAACCGCCTTTCACCATCACCTTACCCGATTCCGCAACAAAGCACGAATTTACACGGAAGAAGTTCAATCTCTTCATTAGCCCTGACGGACGGATTTCGATTGATGATCAAGAGATGCTGACCCTGGAAGATATGGAACTGTTCATTGCAGCCCACGAAAACCAGATCAGCACCTTAATTATCAAGGCAGATAAGCGTGCAAAACACGGTGTTGTCATTGACGTGGTAGAACGAGCGAAACAGCGCTCCAGTAAAACGGAGGGGCTTGAAATCGCTTTCGCGGTCTCGGAAGAAGACTGA